From one Lycium ferocissimum isolate CSIRO_LF1 chromosome 7, AGI_CSIRO_Lferr_CH_V1, whole genome shotgun sequence genomic stretch:
- the LOC132063878 gene encoding mitogen-activated protein kinase homolog MMK2, translating to MEPSSGDHGVQSNFKGVPSHGGRYVQYNVYGNLFEVSKKYVPLRPVGRGAYGIVCAAMNSETREEVAIKKIGNAFDNRIDAKRTLREIKLLRHMDHDNVVAIKDIIRPPQTENFNDVYIVYELMDTDLHQIIRSNQQLTDDHCRYFLYQILRGLKYIHSANVLHRDLKPSNLLLNANCDLKVADFGLARTTSETDFMTEYVVTRWYRAPELLLNCSEYTAAIDIWSVGCILGEMMTRQPLFPGKDYVHQLRLITELIGSPDDASLGFLRSDNARRYVRQLPQYPRQQFAARFPNSSPGAVDLLEKMLVFDPSRRVTVDEALCHPYLAPLHDINEEPVCPRPFSFDFEQPSFTEENIKELIWRESVNFNPDPTH from the exons ATGGAGCCAAGTTCAGGTGATCATGGTGTGCAAAGTAATTTCAAAGGAGTTCCATCACATGGTGGTCGTTATGTACAGTATAATGTGTATGGTAATCTTTTTGAAGTTTCCAAAAAGTATGTTCCTCTTAGACCTGTTGGTCGTGGAGCTTATGGCATCGTTTg TGCCGCTATGAATTCGGAAACACGTGAGGAAGTAGCTATTAAGAAGATTGGCAATGCATTTGACAATAGAATTGATGCGAAAAGGACACTACGAGAGATAAAGCTTCTTCGTCACATGGATCATGACAAT GTGGTAGCCATTAAAGATATTataaggcctccacaaactgaGAATTTCAATGATGTATACATTGTTTATGAACTGATGGACACTGATCTTCATCAGATAATTCGTTCCAACCAACAATTGACTGATGATCACTGTCGG TATTTCCTATACCAAATATTACGAGGACTCAAGTACATTCACTCTGCCAATGTCCTTCATCGTGATCTAAAACCCAGCAATTTGCTTCTCAATGCGAATTGTGACCTAAAAGTTGCAGATTTCGGGCTTGCAAGGACCACATCTGAGACAGATTTCATGACGGAATATGTCGTAACACGCTGGTATCGTGCACCGGAGTTGCTCCTTAATTGTTCAGAATATACAGCAGCAATTGATATCTGGTCAGTAGGTTGCATACTGGGTGAGATGATGACAAGACAACCTCTCTTTCCCGGCAAGGATTACGTTCACCAGTTGAGACTTATCACAGAG CTCATAGGATCACCTGACGATGCCAGTCTTGGATTTCTCCGGAGTGATAATGCTCGGAGATATGTTAGACAGCTCCCTCAGTACCCAAGGCAACAATTTGCTGCTAGATTCCCCAATTCATCTCCTGGAGCTGTtgatttgcttgaaaaaatGCTCGTCTTTGATCCAAGCAGGCGTGTTACAG TTGATGAAGCTCTCTGCCACCCCTACTTGGCACCTCTTCATGATATCAATGAGGAGCCTGTTTGTCCTAGGCCTTTCAGTTTTGACTTTGAGCAGCCATCTTTTACTGAAGAAAATATCAAGGAACTCATCTGGAGGGAATCCGTGAACTTTAATCCAGATCCAACTCACTGA